One window from the genome of Echinicola vietnamensis DSM 17526 encodes:
- a CDS encoding FAD-binding and (Fe-S)-binding domain-containing protein, translated as MSNKPANLSPFLVGLAKELEGDFYYDQLMKTLYATDASVYREMPLAVAMPKTKGDIKKLIHFANTHKTSLIPRTAGTSLAGQCVGDGIVVDVSKYFTKILEFNKEEGWVRVQPGVVRDELNAFLKPHGYFFSPVTSTANRAMIGGMVGNNSCGTTSIIYGSTREHTLELQTILSDGSEVTFRALSKAEFEEKKKLETLEGKLYREIYHELSQPEQQENIRKQFPKPSIQRRNTGYAVDYLLETAVFSEHDTAFDFCKLLCGSEGTLAFTTEIKIHLDPLPAPKDVVVAAHFGTIHESMKATQLAMKHFPTACELMDKIILDCTKENIEQSKNRYFVEGDPEGILMVEFRDETEEGALGQAQKMIDAMKAAGLGYAYPIITGERTKNVWTLRSAGLGLLANIPGDRKAVACIEDTAVDIDDLADFIDEFGEIMKGFGQKPVHYAHAGAGEIHLRPILDLKKSEDVEDFYKITEAVAKLVKKYDGSLSGEHGDGRVRAAFIPIMVGEENYQLFRRIKQSWDPNAIFNPGKIVDTAPMNSFLRYERDMVTPEFETTMDFGHVGGILRAAEKCNGSGDCRKLPVSGGTMCPSYMATKNERDTTRGRANTLREFLTKNTQPNPFDHPEIKEVMDLCLSCKGCTSECPSNVDMSSLKAEFLHQYHKTHGIPLRSKAFAYINNLNELGSLVPGMTNFLMTNKATGNMMKKVLGVAEKRQLPTIAKVNLRKWYNKHYGNLPAPSKKVGAVHFFCDEFTNFNDTEIGIKAIQLLHHLGYEVKLADHPESGRGAISKGLLDRAKKLANQNVQLFKDKVTLDEPLVGVEPSAILTFKDEYPRLVDKYLVEDAKKLKRHSMMVDEFLAKEAMRGNISADQFTKAHKKVLLHGHCHQKSLSSVSFTQKLLTLPENYTLETIPSGCCGMAGSFGYEEEHYEVSMNVGELVLFPTIRKADKATVVAAPGTSCRHQIADGTGRKALHPVEVLFDAAGL; from the coding sequence ATGTCGAACAAACCAGCGAATTTGTCACCTTTTTTGGTAGGTTTAGCCAAAGAATTGGAAGGTGATTTTTATTACGATCAATTGATGAAAACCCTGTATGCCACGGATGCCTCCGTTTACAGGGAAATGCCTTTGGCAGTGGCCATGCCGAAGACCAAAGGAGATATCAAAAAGCTTATCCATTTTGCCAATACCCATAAAACTTCCCTTATTCCTCGTACAGCGGGGACTTCACTGGCAGGACAGTGTGTAGGAGATGGTATCGTGGTGGACGTGTCCAAGTATTTCACCAAGATTCTGGAATTCAACAAAGAAGAAGGTTGGGTACGCGTGCAGCCCGGAGTGGTGAGGGATGAGCTCAATGCTTTCTTGAAACCCCATGGATATTTCTTCAGTCCTGTTACCTCGACGGCAAACAGGGCAATGATCGGTGGGATGGTGGGAAACAACTCTTGCGGTACCACTTCTATTATTTATGGGTCCACAAGGGAACACACCCTTGAGCTTCAGACCATCTTGAGTGATGGCTCAGAGGTGACCTTTCGTGCGCTTTCCAAAGCGGAGTTTGAAGAAAAGAAAAAACTGGAGACGCTGGAGGGGAAGTTGTATCGGGAGATATACCATGAGCTCAGTCAGCCCGAGCAGCAAGAAAACATCCGAAAGCAGTTTCCAAAACCATCCATACAACGGCGGAATACAGGATATGCAGTGGACTATCTGCTGGAAACAGCAGTTTTTTCAGAGCATGATACCGCCTTTGATTTTTGTAAGCTGCTGTGCGGTTCGGAAGGAACGCTAGCCTTTACGACCGAGATCAAAATTCACCTGGATCCACTTCCCGCGCCCAAGGACGTGGTAGTGGCTGCGCACTTTGGGACCATTCACGAATCCATGAAGGCCACGCAGCTTGCGATGAAGCATTTTCCGACCGCTTGTGAGTTGATGGATAAGATCATTCTTGACTGTACCAAAGAGAATATTGAGCAAAGCAAAAACCGTTATTTCGTCGAAGGCGATCCAGAAGGGATTCTGATGGTGGAGTTTAGAGACGAGACCGAAGAGGGAGCGCTCGGTCAAGCCCAAAAAATGATTGACGCCATGAAGGCCGCTGGGTTGGGCTATGCCTATCCGATCATTACCGGGGAGCGGACCAAAAATGTCTGGACACTCCGAAGTGCGGGACTTGGCTTGCTCGCCAATATTCCGGGAGACCGTAAGGCCGTGGCGTGTATTGAAGATACCGCCGTGGATATCGATGACCTTGCCGATTTTATTGATGAATTTGGGGAGATCATGAAGGGGTTTGGTCAGAAGCCGGTGCATTATGCCCATGCCGGTGCTGGTGAAATCCACCTACGGCCCATTTTGGATTTGAAAAAATCCGAAGATGTCGAGGATTTTTATAAAATTACCGAAGCGGTGGCCAAGCTGGTGAAAAAATATGATGGTTCACTCAGTGGCGAGCATGGTGACGGCAGGGTAAGGGCTGCCTTTATCCCCATCATGGTGGGAGAAGAAAACTATCAGCTCTTCCGCAGAATCAAGCAATCCTGGGATCCCAATGCCATCTTTAATCCTGGAAAAATTGTGGATACCGCCCCGATGAACAGCTTTTTGCGCTATGAACGGGACATGGTCACTCCGGAGTTTGAGACGACGATGGATTTTGGCCATGTGGGCGGAATATTACGGGCAGCAGAAAAATGCAATGGGTCTGGTGATTGTCGGAAATTACCCGTTTCCGGAGGGACCATGTGTCCGAGTTATATGGCCACCAAAAATGAGCGGGATACTACCCGCGGCCGGGCCAATACCTTGCGGGAGTTCTTGACCAAAAACACCCAACCCAACCCCTTTGACCATCCTGAGATCAAGGAAGTAATGGACCTGTGTCTGTCCTGTAAGGGCTGTACCTCCGAATGCCCTTCCAATGTGGACATGTCCAGCTTGAAAGCGGAATTTCTGCATCAATACCACAAGACCCACGGCATTCCTTTGCGGAGCAAGGCCTTTGCCTATATCAATAACCTGAATGAATTGGGCAGTTTGGTGCCGGGAATGACCAATTTCCTGATGACCAATAAGGCTACAGGGAATATGATGAAAAAAGTCCTTGGGGTGGCTGAAAAGCGACAATTGCCCACCATTGCCAAGGTAAACCTCCGAAAATGGTACAATAAGCACTATGGTAACTTGCCCGCTCCTTCCAAGAAAGTTGGTGCTGTCCACTTTTTTTGTGATGAGTTTACCAATTTCAATGATACCGAAATCGGTATCAAAGCCATCCAACTTTTGCACCACCTGGGCTATGAGGTGAAACTGGCAGATCATCCGGAAAGTGGGCGAGGGGCCATATCCAAAGGGCTTCTTGACCGGGCAAAAAAGCTGGCCAATCAAAATGTCCAACTATTCAAGGATAAAGTGACGCTGGACGAACCTTTGGTAGGGGTAGAGCCTTCTGCCATCTTGACCTTCAAAGATGAGTATCCTCGTTTGGTAGATAAGTATTTGGTGGAGGATGCAAAGAAATTAAAACGTCACAGCATGATGGTAGATGAGTTTTTGGCCAAGGAGGCCATGCGTGGCAACATTTCAGCAGACCAATTTACCAAAGCCCATAAAAAGGTTTTGCTCCATGGTCACTGCCACCAAAAGTCCCTTTCTTCCGTTTCCTTTACGCAGAAGCTGTTGACGTTGCCCGAGAATTACACCTTGGAAACGATTCCTTCTGGTTGTTGTGGTATGGCGGGGTCGTTTGGTTATGAAGAAGAACATTATGAGGTAAGTATGAATGTTGGGGAATTGGTGCTGTTCCCAACCATTCGCAAAGCCGATAAGGCTACCGTGGTGGCCGCTCCCGGTACCAGTTGTAGGCATCAGATTGCGGACGGGACGGGCAGAAAGGCCCTCCATCCGGTAGAAGTGCTGTTTGATGCAGCAGGCCTGTAA
- a CDS encoding DUF2254 domain-containing protein, translating into MRAKLIYFWSNLQSSFWFVPLLLIVCALLAAFGLVFLDDAVDIKPTGVFGYFMIGSADSARSVLSTVAGAMIGVAGTVFSITLVALTLASSQFGPRLLQNFMHDKLNQVVLGSYIATFTYCLVVLSTVKSSDSVQFLPTISVGFAIILALVNIFLLVIFIHHISINIQADQVVSNVNSGLNRNFKRLFPKEEDKEEVHEITESEIEQLKEKALFKKVFKIDRSGYLQVVNRQRLIGLAQEIEGFIELQSHAGHFLVEGQEVFVVYGDKELEEGFEGRLLGAMLIGSKRNSTQDSEFAVRQMVEVASRALSPGVNDPYTAITCIDKLTDSICYLTSVNLPGPYRFDEEKKLRLILNTMSFDGVVSVAFNQIRQFGQSSPAVLIRLMDAMVTIYTLSQRPEHKKVILKHAKMIRQAGKEHFGERNDFQDLEERYQKLVKDAESVKSADKVS; encoded by the coding sequence GTGAGGGCAAAACTTATCTACTTTTGGTCCAATTTGCAATCCAGTTTTTGGTTTGTACCACTTTTATTGATTGTATGTGCGCTTTTAGCGGCATTTGGCCTGGTGTTTTTGGATGATGCGGTAGACATAAAACCAACGGGAGTTTTTGGCTATTTTATGATTGGTAGCGCAGATTCGGCCCGGAGTGTTTTATCGACCGTGGCTGGGGCGATGATAGGGGTGGCAGGAACCGTTTTTTCCATTACCCTGGTGGCCTTGACCTTGGCCTCATCCCAATTTGGCCCGAGGTTATTGCAAAATTTCATGCATGATAAACTCAACCAAGTGGTCTTAGGGTCTTACATTGCCACGTTTACCTATTGCTTGGTGGTGCTCAGTACGGTGAAGTCCAGTGACAGTGTGCAGTTTTTGCCAACCATTTCCGTGGGCTTTGCCATTATTTTGGCGTTGGTCAATATCTTCCTTCTGGTGATTTTTATCCACCATATTTCCATTAATATCCAAGCCGACCAAGTCGTTTCCAATGTCAATAGTGGCCTTAACCGTAATTTTAAAAGGTTATTTCCTAAGGAAGAGGACAAAGAAGAAGTGCACGAGATCACGGAATCGGAAATTGAACAGCTAAAAGAGAAGGCGTTGTTCAAGAAGGTGTTTAAAATAGACAGAAGTGGTTACTTGCAGGTGGTTAATAGGCAAAGACTTATTGGTTTGGCACAGGAAATTGAGGGGTTTATTGAATTACAAAGTCATGCCGGGCATTTTTTGGTGGAAGGCCAGGAGGTATTTGTGGTATATGGTGACAAGGAATTGGAGGAAGGCTTTGAAGGACGCTTATTGGGAGCAATGCTCATAGGTAGCAAGCGGAATTCTACCCAAGATTCAGAATTTGCTGTTCGTCAGATGGTGGAGGTGGCCTCCAGGGCGCTGTCCCCCGGTGTCAATGATCCCTATACTGCCATTACCTGTATTGACAAGCTTACCGATTCCATTTGTTACCTGACATCGGTGAACCTTCCCGGGCCATATCGCTTTGATGAAGAAAAGAAGCTTCGCTTGATTTTAAATACCATGAGTTTTGATGGTGTAGTCAGTGTGGCCTTTAACCAAATCCGGCAGTTTGGCCAAAGCAGCCCAGCAGTCCTTATCCGTTTAATGGATGCCATGGTCACGATCTACACCCTTTCCCAGCGGCCTGAGCACAAAAAAGTAATCTTAAAGCATGCTAAAATGATTCGACAGGCAGGAAAGGAACACTTTGGGGAACGGAATGATTTCCAAGACTTGGAGGAGCGATATCAGAAATTGGTTAAAGACGCCGAATCCGTTAAATCTGCTGATAAGGTATCCTAG
- a CDS encoding VOC family protein, giving the protein MSLRDLCKFSYIKLNNKKIKRDMAGIRRIVPNIYSDQLEATKVFYLDFLGMEEAMDLGWIMTFVSKENPLAQINIFEHEGGLPVNNEAVFMSVEVSDVDGMYRKAKQFQYAIVYDIRDESWGVRRFFVKDPNGATLNILSHLPGK; this is encoded by the coding sequence ATGAGTTTGCGCGATTTGTGTAAATTTTCCTACATTAAACTTAATAACAAGAAGATCAAGAGAGACATGGCAGGCATAAGGAGAATTGTTCCAAACATTTATTCCGACCAGTTGGAAGCTACGAAGGTGTTTTATCTTGATTTTTTGGGAATGGAAGAAGCGATGGACTTGGGATGGATCATGACATTTGTTTCCAAGGAAAACCCATTGGCACAAATCAACATTTTCGAACATGAGGGAGGGCTGCCGGTTAATAACGAGGCAGTGTTTATGTCCGTGGAGGTCTCGGATGTGGACGGCATGTACCGTAAGGCAAAGCAATTTCAATATGCCATTGTTTACGATATACGAGATGAAAGTTGGGGCGTGAGGCGTTTTTTTGTTAAAGATCCGAATGGGGCGACCTTGAATATCTTGTCTCATCTTCCTGGGAAATAG
- a CDS encoding glycoside hydrolase family 2 protein, with protein sequence MKTIRLYLPILLLLLFISSLCHAQDRYELNTDWYCQPIDDTQADGHALSNPSYPLTGWMPATVPGTVLTTLLNNGKVPDPFYGMNNEKIKDIYDTGREYYTYWFVKEFEESATDGEQVWLNFRGINYSADIFLNGQKVNQTPFKGMYLRKQYNITKLLAKNGKNRLAVLVHPADHVGNPNGGQGGDGTIAKGVALQYTAGWDWIQPVRDRNTGIWDKVFIEKTGTVNLKHPHIVTLVPGTRIPGASQEPATLKVSAELQNVLDHSISGTLQYTLAGKTISQKVTLKPQETAEVALPDFTLQNPKLWWPNGYGEQHLYAIDLQFTADGAVSDREKITFGVREIQTTWNSHTRSKEIAVNGQKIFIKGGNWIISDAMLRFSKARYDAEIRFHRDMNLNLIRIWGGALPERPEFYEACDRYGMLVIQDFWMSGDCNGRWLDPKKKDDQWTRRQYPDDHGLFIESAADVVKMLRNHPSLAMWCGGNEITPPADILKALKEDVLPKLDGTRWFIDYSNSDEMSYNFKGGNGDGPYGIQDISTFWAEKTWPFNSEVGSVGTGDATSLKRFLPEENQVIPVEMDGTEKVRDEVWSYHKYIDYGNALEPYGSPEDMEDFAAKAQLVNYNQYRGLIEGFTAHMWDWYTGVIIWKTQNPWTSLRGQMYDYYLDPNASLYGLRNGSEVLHGMYDPVKGNIMIANNTFDQQHDIMLRVTAYDMQGNDQQLTQVFCYLEPTSIRLIMSLQERIKALSADEGMFLSVQLLNTDQKILSDNFYWLPDANGNYSGLQRMEKANIQATATQSAPGEVSLKLTNPSGNTVSFFNRISLVDTESGERLLPTFFSDNYVSLTPGEEKVVTVSYADLDKNSAAIEIGGWNTPLQTITIE encoded by the coding sequence ATGAAAACCATCCGATTATACCTTCCGATTTTACTGTTGTTGCTGTTCATCTCCTCCTTGTGCCATGCGCAAGACCGCTATGAGCTGAACACTGACTGGTATTGTCAACCAATTGATGACACCCAAGCAGACGGCCATGCCCTTTCCAATCCATCATACCCCTTGACCGGTTGGATGCCCGCCACTGTACCTGGAACGGTGCTCACCACCCTGCTAAACAACGGCAAAGTACCCGACCCCTTTTACGGAATGAACAATGAAAAAATCAAGGACATTTATGACACTGGAAGGGAGTATTACACGTATTGGTTTGTGAAGGAATTTGAGGAATCTGCCACCGATGGAGAACAAGTGTGGTTAAACTTCCGTGGGATCAACTACAGCGCAGACATTTTCTTGAATGGCCAAAAAGTAAACCAAACGCCTTTCAAAGGCATGTATTTGCGCAAGCAGTATAACATCACCAAACTTCTGGCAAAAAATGGAAAAAACCGCTTGGCAGTTTTGGTGCATCCTGCAGATCACGTGGGAAACCCCAATGGAGGCCAAGGTGGTGATGGCACCATAGCCAAAGGAGTCGCCCTCCAATATACTGCGGGATGGGACTGGATCCAACCTGTCCGGGATCGGAATACAGGCATTTGGGACAAAGTATTTATTGAAAAAACAGGTACTGTAAACCTAAAGCATCCGCATATTGTCACTTTGGTACCGGGTACAAGAATACCTGGAGCTTCCCAAGAACCTGCTACCCTCAAAGTCTCCGCTGAGTTACAAAACGTACTTGACCATTCCATCAGCGGGACTTTGCAATATACATTAGCCGGCAAAACGATCAGCCAAAAGGTCACCTTAAAGCCCCAAGAAACCGCCGAAGTGGCCTTACCTGATTTCACCCTACAAAACCCCAAGCTCTGGTGGCCAAATGGCTACGGCGAACAACACCTCTACGCCATCGACCTGCAATTCACCGCGGATGGTGCTGTCTCCGACAGGGAAAAGATCACCTTTGGCGTGCGGGAAATCCAAACCACATGGAACTCCCATACCCGAAGCAAAGAAATCGCCGTAAACGGCCAAAAAATCTTTATCAAAGGGGGTAACTGGATTATCTCAGACGCCATGCTTCGGTTTTCCAAAGCACGGTACGATGCCGAAATCCGCTTTCACCGTGACATGAACCTTAACTTGATCCGTATCTGGGGCGGTGCACTTCCAGAACGTCCGGAATTTTATGAGGCCTGTGACCGATATGGCATGTTGGTCATTCAGGATTTCTGGATGTCCGGAGACTGCAATGGAAGATGGCTCGACCCAAAGAAGAAGGATGATCAATGGACCAGACGACAATATCCAGACGACCATGGCCTGTTTATCGAATCAGCGGCTGATGTCGTTAAAATGCTTCGAAACCATCCTTCGCTCGCCATGTGGTGCGGAGGAAATGAAATCACCCCTCCTGCTGATATCCTCAAAGCGCTAAAAGAAGATGTCTTGCCAAAGCTGGACGGTACGCGTTGGTTTATCGATTACTCGAATTCTGATGAAATGTCCTACAACTTTAAAGGAGGAAACGGCGATGGCCCTTATGGCATCCAAGATATCTCCACCTTTTGGGCTGAAAAAACCTGGCCGTTCAATTCTGAAGTGGGTTCTGTCGGGACAGGAGATGCCACTTCGCTTAAGCGTTTTCTTCCTGAAGAAAATCAAGTCATCCCAGTGGAAATGGACGGTACCGAAAAGGTACGAGATGAAGTATGGAGCTACCATAAATATATTGACTATGGAAATGCATTGGAACCTTATGGCAGCCCTGAGGACATGGAGGATTTTGCTGCCAAGGCGCAGCTGGTAAACTATAATCAGTACCGTGGACTGATCGAAGGCTTTACGGCACATATGTGGGACTGGTATACGGGGGTGATTATATGGAAAACCCAAAACCCTTGGACGTCGCTCCGGGGCCAGATGTACGATTATTACCTCGATCCCAATGCAAGCCTCTACGGGCTTCGAAACGGCAGCGAAGTCCTTCATGGCATGTACGACCCAGTCAAAGGAAACATTATGATCGCCAACAACACCTTTGACCAACAACATGACATCATGCTTCGTGTGACGGCCTATGACATGCAGGGAAATGATCAGCAGCTAACCCAAGTATTCTGCTACCTGGAGCCAACCAGCATCCGGCTGATCATGTCCTTACAGGAGCGCATCAAAGCCCTTAGCGCCGATGAAGGCATGTTTCTTTCCGTCCAACTGCTCAACACCGACCAAAAAATCCTAAGCGACAATTTCTATTGGCTCCCTGATGCCAATGGAAATTATTCCGGCTTACAACGCATGGAAAAAGCGAATATCCAGGCCACGGCTACGCAGTCTGCACCGGGTGAAGTAAGCTTAAAACTCACCAATCCATCGGGTAATACGGTTTCTTTCTTTAACCGGATATCTTTGGTGGACACGGAAAGCGGAGAACGCCTGTTACCCACTTTCTTTAGCGACAATTACGTTTCCCTAACCCCTGGTGAAGAAAAAGTCGTCACGGTCTCTTATGCAGATCTGGACAAGAACAGCGCAGCCATCGAAATCGGAGGATGGAATACTCCCCTGCAAACCATCACCATAGAGTAA
- a CDS encoding DUF1835 domain-containing protein: MEEKMLIENQFHILNGDALKDRFPQKIPGEVIVARECLVDGEVKSESLSDFFAKRAAYISSAYPGFTEADYYGETVSEMEKIMKIPDGAHVYLWFEDDLFCQVNFWFVVALLSQHVRGCKLYLVRPMTSLYYGFGGLDQAGLWEAYGQSAEIKEVDQVAALWKAYQREDHEALMQGARKLEATFPFVLPAVEAYFDSIPSKDDLGRPKKTLLAIMEELETVAFGPVFQEFHKRESIYGYGDLQVKRLFDELRA; encoded by the coding sequence ATGGAAGAGAAAATGCTAATAGAAAATCAATTTCATATTCTTAACGGAGATGCCCTCAAGGATCGATTCCCCCAAAAAATCCCCGGGGAGGTGATCGTAGCACGTGAGTGTTTGGTAGATGGTGAGGTGAAAAGTGAAAGTTTATCGGATTTTTTTGCCAAGAGGGCAGCCTATATATCCAGTGCATATCCGGGCTTTACCGAGGCGGATTATTACGGTGAGACCGTTTCCGAGATGGAGAAAATCATGAAAATACCTGATGGGGCCCACGTTTATTTATGGTTTGAAGATGACTTGTTTTGCCAAGTTAATTTTTGGTTTGTGGTAGCCCTGCTTTCCCAGCATGTTAGAGGCTGTAAGCTATATTTGGTCCGGCCAATGACAAGTCTTTATTACGGTTTTGGAGGCTTGGACCAAGCAGGCCTTTGGGAGGCTTATGGTCAAAGCGCGGAAATAAAGGAAGTGGACCAGGTAGCAGCACTCTGGAAAGCTTACCAGCGCGAGGATCATGAAGCCCTGATGCAGGGGGCAAGGAAGTTGGAAGCTACTTTTCCTTTTGTGCTTCCAGCAGTAGAAGCTTACTTTGACAGCATCCCGTCCAAAGATGACCTTGGAAGGCCCAAGAAAACGTTGTTGGCCATCATGGAGGAACTGGAGACAGTGGCCTTTGGCCCGGTTTTTCAGGAATTCCACAAGCGGGAAAGCATTTATGGTTATGGAGACCTGCAAGTTAAGCGACTCTTTGATGAGCTCAGGGCGTAA
- a CDS encoding DUF3995 domain-containing protein, translated as MLLSIVLSCILLGLGLIHFNWVVGGTFGLEEAIPTKENGDLVMNPGKVDSAIVGLGLTVFGLFYLIRAEILEINLSSGLMNSVGWIIPVIFLLRAMGEFKYVGFFKKVKSTPFGKWDTKLFSPLCLFMGILGILIQLF; from the coding sequence ATGCTTTTGTCAATCGTATTAAGCTGCATCCTTCTGGGACTCGGATTGATTCATTTCAATTGGGTAGTAGGAGGGACATTCGGCCTTGAGGAGGCCATTCCCACCAAGGAAAATGGAGACTTGGTTATGAATCCCGGAAAAGTGGACAGTGCCATTGTAGGCTTGGGACTGACGGTCTTTGGTCTTTTTTATCTGATAAGAGCCGAAATCCTAGAGATAAACCTTTCAAGTGGTCTGATGAATAGTGTGGGATGGATCATTCCGGTCATTTTCTTGCTGAGGGCTATGGGAGAATTTAAGTACGTGGGTTTCTTTAAGAAAGTAAAAAGCACACCTTTTGGGAAATGGGATACCAAGCTTTTTTCTCCACTTTGCTTGTTTATGGGCATATTGGGTATCCTCATCCAACTCTTTTGA
- a CDS encoding nuclear transport factor 2 family protein: MTTKKMTPKDLIEAWVKAFNEGNAAKLSDFYHDDAVNHQVANEPIEGKSAIFEMFSDEFRQAEMTCIVEQILEDGEWGILEWKDPLGLRGCGFFHVVDGKIKFQRGYWDRLSFLRMHNLPIPKE; encoded by the coding sequence ATGACAACAAAAAAAATGACACCAAAGGATTTGATCGAAGCATGGGTAAAGGCCTTTAATGAGGGAAATGCTGCAAAGCTTTCTGATTTTTACCATGATGATGCTGTAAACCATCAGGTAGCAAATGAACCGATAGAAGGTAAATCAGCGATATTTGAGATGTTTTCTGATGAATTTCGTCAAGCAGAGATGACCTGTATCGTAGAGCAAATACTTGAGGATGGTGAATGGGGCATTTTAGAGTGGAAGGATCCATTGGGATTGAGAGGATGTGGGTTTTTCCATGTGGTGGACGGCAAAATTAAGTTCCAGCGAGGATATTGGGATAGGCTTTCCTTTCTAAGAATGCACAATTTGCCGATTCCGAAAGAATAA
- a CDS encoding flavodoxin family protein yields MMNKPNFSNLKAVFVNCTLKKSPETSHTDYLMDVSKQMMKKEKVTIDEMRLVDHEVAYGVYPDMAERNGQADEWPALSERILAADILVIGTPIWLGEKSSVAQKLIERLYSLSGMTNEKGQYLFYGKVGGCMITGNEDGIKHCAMGILYALQHIGYSIPPQADCGWIGEVGPGPSYGDKEWNGRQLEKPMGFDSDFTNRNTTFMTYNLLHLAAMLKQNGGYPNYGNSRAAWDDGSRWEFENPEYR; encoded by the coding sequence ATGATGAATAAACCCAATTTCAGTAACTTGAAGGCAGTTTTTGTAAACTGCACCCTTAAAAAATCACCTGAGACGAGTCATACGGACTATTTGATGGACGTATCCAAGCAGATGATGAAAAAGGAAAAGGTCACCATTGATGAGATGAGGTTGGTGGATCATGAAGTGGCCTATGGGGTGTATCCCGACATGGCCGAACGGAATGGTCAGGCAGATGAGTGGCCCGCTTTGTCTGAAAGGATCTTGGCAGCGGATATATTGGTGATTGGTACGCCGATATGGCTTGGCGAGAAGTCTTCTGTCGCTCAGAAATTGATCGAAAGGCTCTATTCCTTGAGTGGCATGACCAATGAAAAAGGCCAGTACTTGTTTTATGGCAAAGTAGGCGGCTGCATGATTACCGGAAATGAAGATGGGATAAAGCATTGTGCCATGGGCATATTGTATGCGCTTCAGCACATCGGTTATTCCATACCGCCTCAGGCTGATTGTGGTTGGATTGGTGAAGTGGGGCCGGGGCCAAGTTATGGTGATAAGGAGTGGAATGGGCGTCAGTTGGAAAAGCCTATGGGGTTCGATAGTGATTTCACCAATCGCAACACTACTTTCATGACCTATAATTTGTTGCATTTGGCAGCGATGCTCAAGCAAAATGGGGGGTATCCAAATTATGGTAATTCACGCGCAGCATGGGATGATGGTTCCCGGTGGGAATTTGAAAATCCGGAATATCGATAA
- a CDS encoding aspartate/glutamate racemase family protein: MKKIGIVGGISWTSTLDYYKYINEGINHRLGGLHAAECVIYSLNFSDIQKVGWVNSFDLIYNACEKLISCHVDAIVLGANTAHLFADEIQAHLDVPIIHIAEATAKAIKKENLSKVGLLATKFTMEMDFYKDKLLQNNIETIIPAENKDVETIQYILKNELGKGIVSEASKRKFIRFAEMLVDRGAQGIVLGCTEIPMLIHPSDVGFPVFDTTKLHVEQIVEYAITGCIPSDESFTSKYE, translated from the coding sequence ATGAAAAAAATTGGAATTGTGGGAGGGATTAGCTGGACTTCCACGTTGGATTATTATAAATACATCAATGAAGGCATAAACCATCGATTAGGAGGACTCCATGCGGCAGAATGTGTGATTTACTCTCTGAACTTTTCGGATATCCAAAAAGTAGGGTGGGTGAATTCTTTCGATCTCATTTACAATGCCTGTGAAAAACTCATCTCATGTCATGTCGATGCGATCGTTTTGGGAGCCAATACGGCTCATCTATTTGCAGATGAAATACAGGCGCACCTTGATGTCCCTATCATCCATATTGCTGAAGCTACTGCGAAAGCCATAAAAAAAGAAAACCTGAGTAAAGTGGGATTGTTGGCGACAAAGTTTACCATGGAGATGGACTTCTATAAAGATAAACTACTACAAAATAATATTGAGACCATCATTCCAGCAGAAAACAAGGATGTTGAAACGATTCAATACATTCTAAAAAATGAACTGGGAAAAGGAATTGTAAGCGAAGCGTCCAAACGGAAATTTATACGGTTTGCAGAAATGCTGGTCGACCGCGGTGCTCAAGGAATTGTGTTAGGGTGTACGGAAATCCCAATGTTGATCCATCCAAGTGATGTCGGTTTTCCGGTATTTGATACGACAAAACTCCATGTTGAGCAAATTGTGGAATATGCAATAACAGGTTGCATTCCCAGTGATGAATCGTTCACATCAAAGTATGAATGA